Proteins from one Desulfonema limicola genomic window:
- a CDS encoding enoyl-CoA hydratase/isomerase family protein, producing the protein MAYENIILEKENNIAVITFNRPEAMNALNNQTRAEFAQAVADVAADDEIKVLILTGSGKAFVAGSDIKEFNKTTPLAAHNITRLGAMVEKLEKPVIAAVNGFCLGGGCEIAMGCDIIIASEKAKFGQPEINLGIIPGGGGTQRLQRLVGACRAKELIFTGDIIRAEEADRIGLVNRVVPMDELMPAAKEIAGKIASKSQAALKLAKQAINKGMQTSLEDGLDYEREMYSLSLTLEDKAEGVAAFLEKRKPEFKGR; encoded by the coding sequence ATGGCTTACGAAAACATAATCCTGGAAAAAGAAAACAATATTGCAGTCATTACCTTCAACCGTCCCGAGGCCATGAATGCCTTGAATAATCAGACAAGAGCCGAATTTGCCCAGGCAGTTGCAGATGTTGCAGCAGATGATGAAATTAAGGTTCTCATTCTCACAGGCTCAGGCAAGGCTTTTGTTGCAGGTTCTGATATTAAGGAATTTAATAAAACCACTCCACTGGCAGCCCATAATATTACGCGGCTGGGTGCAATGGTTGAAAAACTGGAAAAACCGGTTATAGCAGCAGTAAACGGCTTCTGCCTTGGCGGCGGATGTGAAATTGCAATGGGATGCGATATTATCATAGCATCTGAAAAGGCAAAATTCGGCCAGCCTGAAATCAACCTGGGCATAATTCCAGGGGGGGGCGGAACCCAGAGGCTGCAAAGGCTGGTTGGAGCCTGCCGTGCCAAGGAACTTATCTTTACTGGTGATATTATAAGGGCAGAAGAAGCAGACAGGATCGGCCTGGTAAACAGGGTAGTCCCAATGGATGAACTCATGCCTGCTGCAAAAGAGATCGCCGGGAAGATAGCATCAAAAAGCCAGGCAGCGCTAAAGCTTGCAAAACAGGCCATAAACAAGGGAATGCAGACAAGCCTGGAAGACGGTCTTGATTATGAAAGAGAGATGTACAGCCTGTCTTTGACCCTGGAGGATAAAGCAGAAGGTGTGGCCGCATTTCTTGAAAAAAGAAAACCCGAATTTAAGGGAAGATAA
- a CDS encoding Zn-ribbon domain-containing OB-fold protein, which translates to MENMANKVARIPNLVDWSTGEVRLMSAKCGSCGTCFFPKEHYQHRPGCSREGVEDILLPSKGRLASYTIQYYPCPPPFKTEKKITPYGIGLVEFKDQNIQVAGIITDTDLKSLKLGMEMETTTLTMFSNEEKQEVVTWAFRAVK; encoded by the coding sequence ATGGAAAACATGGCAAACAAGGTAGCTAGAATACCGAATTTAGTGGACTGGTCAACTGGCGAAGTCAGATTAATGAGTGCAAAATGCGGTTCCTGCGGAACCTGCTTTTTTCCAAAGGAACATTATCAACATCGTCCAGGCTGCTCAAGGGAAGGGGTGGAAGATATCCTGCTCCCCAGCAAAGGCAGGCTGGCAAGTTATACCATTCAGTATTATCCCTGCCCCCCGCCCTTTAAAACAGAGAAAAAAATTACCCCGTACGGCATTGGTCTTGTTGAATTTAAAGATCAAAATATCCAGGTTGCCGGCATTATAACAGATACGGATCTTAAATCCCTTAAACTGGGGATGGAAATGGAAACAACCACTCTGACCATGTTCAGCAATGAGGAAAAACAGGAAGTGGTTACCTGGGCGTTTCGGGCTGTTAAATAA